Genomic DNA from Microbacterium neungamense:
CAGCGGCCGGCGAGATCCGGGTCCTCGGTCGTACGCGTCAGGTGCAGCGGATGCCGGGCGCCGGCGAGCAGCGCCTCCAGCCGGTCGCGGCGCTCGCGGAAGGGCCGGTCGTGGAGGAGCTCGTCGCCGTCGGCGAGGAGGTCGAAGGCGATGAACATCGCGGGCGTCTCGGCGGCGAGCTTGCGCACGCGGGACTCGGCCGGATGGATCCGCTGGCTGAGCGCCTCCCAGTCCAGCCGCTGCCGCCCCGGCTCGCCGGTGGCGACGACGATCTCCCCGTCGAGCAGGCACGGTCCGGGCAGGATCTCGGTCAGGCTCGCCACCAGCTCCGGGAAGTACCGGGTCAGCGGCTTCGCGCCCCGGGATCCGATCTCCAGGCGCTCGCCGTCCCAGGCGACCAGCCCGCGGAATCCGTCCCACTTCGGCTCGTACAGCAGCCCGCCCGCGAACTTCGCCGGATCGGGGACCGTGGTCGCGGCCTTGGCAAGCATGGGTGCCGGGATGTCGTACATGGCTCCATCCTGAGCCACTGGGCGACCCCGCACCACCCGCCACATTGTGTCGTGAGCTGCGGGTCGGAGCTCGGCCGACCGGCACTTCGGGACACAATGTGGCGCGAACGGCGGGTCGGGAGGTCAGCGGAACAGGTCCGCCAGCGACGCCGGCGTGCCGGCATCCCGCAGCGCCGCCTGCGCGGCGAGCCAGCCGGCCATGCCGTTCACCCCGGGCCCGGGAGGCGTCGCGGCCGAGGCGAGGTACACGCCCCGCATCGGGGTGCGCCACGGCGTGGGGGACAGGATCGGACGCCGGGCGGCCTGCAGCATGGTGAAGGTCCCGCCGAGGATGTCTCCGCCGATCTCCGCCGGGTTCACGGCTTCCCGCGCGGATGCGGGGATCGCGTGCGCGGCGAGCACCCGCTGCCGGAACCCCGGGGCGAACCGCTCCACCTGCCGGGTGATCAGCTCGGTGACGTCCAGCGTCGAATCCGCCGGAACGTGGATGTACGCCCACAGCACGCTCGTGCCCTCGGGGGAGCGGCTCGGGTCGAGCACCGACGGCTGCACCGCCAGCACGTACGGGCGCTCGCTCACGCGCCCCCGCGCCACGGCGTTCTCGCTGTCCCAGATCTCCTCGCGCGTGCCGCCGATGTGCACGGTCGGCGACCGGGCGACGAGCGGGTTCGCCCACGGGATCGGCCCGTCCACCGCGAAGTCCACCTTCGCCGCCGCCGGTCCGTAGCGGTACGACCGCAGGGCCCGCGCGTACCGGGCGGGAACGTCCGGGTGGGTCAGGGCGAGCCGCGGCGTGCTGTTGAGCATCAGCAGATCGCCGCGCGCCGGATCGCCCCAGTCCAGCTCGCCCAGGTCGCGCACGTGCACCCCGGTGCGGATG
This window encodes:
- a CDS encoding phytoene desaturase family protein, with the protein product MARATVIGSGPNGLAAAVSLARAGYDVEVLEAAATIGGGVRTLEGPLPGFHHDVCSAVHPATLASPFFQAFGIAERIDWVRPEISYAHPLDGGRAAVAWQDLERTAEALGPDAREWRALLRPLARRIEGVADFTGHALLRIPGHPLTALRYALRVAEQGTALAARVFRTAEGAALLAGVMAHANRPLPSLSGAAAGLLLAAHAHAGGWAYPRGGSQRIADALQQDLEEHGGRIRTGVHVRDLGELDWGDPARGDLLMLNSTPRLALTHPDVPARYARALRSYRYGPAAAKVDFAVDGPIPWANPLVARSPTVHIGGTREEIWDSENAVARGRVSERPYVLAVQPSVLDPSRSPEGTSVLWAYIHVPADSTLDVTELITRQVERFAPGFRQRVLAAHAIPASAREAVNPAEIGGDILGGTFTMLQAARRPILSPTPWRTPMRGVYLASAATPPGPGVNGMAGWLAAQAALRDAGTPASLADLFR